Proteins from a single region of Halorubrum sp. 2020YC2:
- a CDS encoding MBL fold metallo-hydrolase has translation MVDSDWGDWLPRAVAAADPDTVALWYLGCNGFAVKGSEGTILWIDPYVGTGDPPRTIRMIPIPFDPEDVEAADAVLATHEHTDHVHGPSQAPILANTDADLVAPDDSLAVAREEEAWTDEYAVSEAAFTEVREGDELKIGEFTVHVVETHDADATHPVGYVIEHEAGTVFHAGDSKPSPSFTGLAERFDIDLGILAFGSEGTVPDKETGEPVPTKWYSDENEIAAAANDLGLDRLVPTHWDMWKGLTADPTALHDHVRSYESPERLEIVEIGDRIDL, from the coding sequence ATGGTCGACTCCGACTGGGGCGACTGGCTGCCGCGCGCGGTCGCGGCCGCCGACCCCGACACGGTGGCGCTGTGGTACTTGGGCTGTAACGGCTTCGCGGTCAAGGGGAGCGAGGGGACCATCCTCTGGATCGACCCGTACGTCGGGACGGGCGACCCGCCGCGGACGATCCGCATGATCCCGATCCCGTTCGATCCCGAGGACGTCGAGGCCGCCGACGCCGTGTTGGCCACCCACGAGCACACGGACCACGTCCACGGGCCCTCGCAGGCGCCGATCCTCGCGAACACCGACGCCGACCTCGTCGCGCCGGACGACTCGCTCGCGGTCGCGCGCGAAGAGGAGGCGTGGACCGACGAGTACGCGGTGAGCGAGGCCGCCTTCACCGAGGTTCGGGAGGGCGACGAGCTGAAGATCGGCGAGTTCACCGTTCACGTCGTCGAAACGCACGACGCGGATGCGACCCACCCCGTCGGCTACGTGATCGAACACGAGGCGGGCACGGTGTTCCACGCCGGCGACAGCAAGCCCTCGCCGTCCTTTACCGGGCTCGCGGAGCGGTTCGACATCGACCTCGGCATCCTCGCGTTCGGCTCCGAGGGCACGGTTCCCGACAAGGAGACGGGCGAACCGGTCCCGACGAAGTGGTACAGCGACGAAAACGAGATCGCGGCGGCCGCGAACGACCTCGGACTCGACCGGCTGGTCCCCACCCACTGGGACATGTGGAAGGGGCTAACGGCCGATCCGACCGCGCTCCACGACCACGTCCGGAGCTACGAGTCGCCCGAGCGGTTAGAGATAGTCGAGATCGGCGATCGGATCGACCTGTAA
- the proB gene encoding glutamate 5-kinase, with amino-acid sequence MPEDAGVERVGRADSERVAAARRQAAAADRVIVKAGTNSLTDDDSRLDRVKLDKLVADVMDLRERGTEVVLVSSGAVGAGTGRLDEGPASREGVDSIAESQALSTVGQGLLMRHYTQSFERFDQDVAQILVTGTDLDAPERFDNFTNTVETLLSWGVVPVVNENDAVATDELRIGDNDMLSASVALGLDADLLVTLTDVDGVYTGNPKRDDDAELIEAVDDGYDRLREIVGGGTETDFGGIRTKVEGAHDVSRHGIPAIIAGSAERDVLDRIAAGKPTGTLFVPKTGDDDE; translated from the coding sequence ATGCCTGAGGACGCCGGCGTCGAGCGGGTCGGCCGCGCCGACTCCGAGCGCGTCGCGGCCGCGCGGCGGCAGGCGGCCGCGGCCGACCGCGTGATCGTCAAGGCCGGGACGAACTCCCTCACCGACGACGACTCGCGGCTCGACCGCGTGAAGCTCGACAAGCTCGTCGCAGACGTGATGGACCTCCGCGAGCGCGGCACCGAGGTCGTGTTAGTCTCTTCGGGAGCGGTCGGCGCCGGGACGGGGCGGCTCGACGAGGGGCCGGCGTCGCGCGAGGGCGTCGACTCCATCGCGGAGAGTCAGGCGCTCTCGACGGTGGGACAGGGCCTGTTGATGCGCCACTACACGCAGAGCTTCGAGCGGTTCGACCAGGACGTCGCACAGATCCTCGTGACCGGGACCGACCTCGACGCGCCCGAGCGGTTCGACAACTTCACCAATACCGTCGAGACGCTGCTGTCGTGGGGGGTCGTCCCGGTCGTCAACGAGAACGACGCGGTGGCGACAGACGAGCTACGGATCGGCGACAACGACATGCTGTCTGCGTCGGTCGCGCTCGGGCTCGACGCCGACCTTCTCGTGACGCTCACCGACGTCGACGGCGTCTACACCGGGAACCCGAAGCGAGACGACGACGCCGAGCTGATCGAGGCGGTCGACGACGGGTACGACCGGCTCCGCGAGATCGTCGGCGGCGGCACCGAGACCGACTTCGGCGGGATCCGCACGAAGGTGGAGGGCGCTCACGACGTGAGCCGCCACGGGATCCCGGCGATCATCGCCGGCTCCGCCGAGCGCGACGTGTTAGACCGGATCGCAGCGGGTAAGCCGACGGGCACGCTATTCGTGCCGAAGACGGGTGACGACGATGAGTGA
- a CDS encoding glutamate-5-semialdehyde dehydrogenase, producing the protein MSESHTDVETDTDELARRAERAALRLANADEATRNEALRSIADAIREREAEILDANAVDVEEAEAMLADGEYTQALVDRLKLDETKIEEIASMVESVAAQDDPLGETLAARELDEDLELYRVTVPIGVVATVFESRPDALVQIAALALKSGNAVVLKGGSEASESNRVLHEAIVEATADLPDGWAALIEAHEEVDRLLELDDRVDLVMPRGSSEFVSYIQENTQIPVLGHTEGICHVYVDADADLEMAEEVAFDAKVQYPAVCNAVETLLVHESVADAFLPDLVAGYETAGVELRGDERTREVVDVAPATDDDWDTEYGDLELSIGVVDDAYAAIEHVNDHGSKHTESVLTEDPETAETFMTGVDAASVFHNASTRFADGYRYGLGAEVGISTGKIHARGPVGLEGLTTYKYYLEGDGHLVASYSGEDAVPFTHRELDDAEWTPGRLSTE; encoded by the coding sequence ATGAGTGAGAGCCACACCGACGTGGAGACCGACACCGACGAACTGGCCCGCCGGGCCGAACGCGCCGCCCTGCGGCTCGCGAACGCCGACGAGGCGACGCGGAACGAGGCGCTCAGGTCGATCGCGGACGCGATCCGCGAGCGAGAGGCCGAGATACTCGACGCCAACGCCGTCGACGTCGAAGAGGCGGAGGCGATGCTCGCGGACGGCGAGTACACGCAGGCTCTCGTGGACCGGCTGAAGCTCGACGAGACGAAGATCGAGGAGATCGCGTCGATGGTCGAGTCGGTCGCCGCGCAGGACGACCCGCTCGGAGAGACCCTCGCGGCGCGCGAACTCGACGAGGACCTGGAGCTGTACCGGGTCACGGTGCCGATCGGCGTCGTCGCGACCGTGTTCGAGTCGCGGCCCGACGCCTTAGTCCAGATCGCGGCGCTCGCATTGAAGTCCGGCAACGCCGTCGTCCTCAAGGGCGGCAGCGAGGCCAGCGAGTCGAACCGCGTGCTCCACGAGGCGATAGTCGAGGCGACCGCGGACCTCCCCGACGGGTGGGCCGCGCTCATCGAGGCCCACGAGGAGGTCGACCGCCTGCTCGAACTCGACGACCGCGTCGACCTCGTGATGCCCCGCGGCTCCTCCGAGTTCGTCTCCTACATTCAGGAGAACACCCAGATCCCCGTGTTGGGCCACACCGAGGGGATCTGCCACGTCTACGTCGACGCGGACGCCGACCTAGAGATGGCCGAGGAGGTCGCCTTCGACGCGAAGGTCCAGTACCCGGCCGTGTGCAACGCCGTCGAGACGCTGCTCGTCCACGAGTCCGTCGCGGACGCGTTCCTCCCGGACCTCGTCGCGGGCTACGAGACCGCCGGCGTCGAACTGCGCGGCGACGAGCGCACCCGGGAAGTCGTCGACGTCGCGCCCGCGACCGACGACGACTGGGACACGGAGTACGGCGACCTCGAACTGTCGATCGGGGTCGTCGACGACGCGTACGCCGCGATCGAACACGTCAACGACCACGGCTCGAAACACACCGAGTCGGTCCTCACCGAGGACCCGGAGACGGCCGAGACGTTCATGACCGGCGTCGACGCCGCGAGCGTCTTCCACAACGCCTCGACGCGGTTCGCGGACGGCTACCGCTACGGGCTCGGCGCCGAGGTCGGCATTTCGACCGGGAAGATCCACGCCCGCGGCCCGGTCGGACTGGAGGGCCTCACGACGTACAAGTACTACCTCGAAGGCGACGGCCACCTCGTCGCGAGCTACAGCGGCGAGGACGCCGTCCCGTTCACCCACCGCGAACTCGACGACGCCGAGTGGACGCCCGGTCGGCTGTCGACGGAGTAG
- a CDS encoding glycosyltransferase family 4 protein, whose protein sequence is MKVSHYFEFEEHVTGGIAASVGHQRKMFDRAGIEYTTEPTLDADVLHCNLMGPRSVWHARRARKAGVPVVAHTHVTAEDFGDSFRFTNALARPLKPYLRRAYGLADRLICPSEYNRDLIRGYADVPTTVVSNGVDREKLAGFEPLEDEYRERYDLDPPTVFLVGHVIKRKGLETFVETAHRMPDIDFVWFGPIDRSLKGRETTRLIDEAPANCTFTGFVDDIRGAYAAGDIFCFPTHEENEGIALLEAMAAGKPVVVRDIETFSWLEDGEDCLKVSDERGSGGSERGDDRARGDNVPEFVEAIDGLRDAERRAELGANAAERSEAFSLDAIADRYRSLYADLV, encoded by the coding sequence ATGAAGGTCAGCCACTACTTCGAGTTCGAGGAGCACGTCACCGGCGGCATCGCCGCCTCCGTCGGCCACCAGCGAAAGATGTTCGACCGGGCCGGGATCGAGTACACGACGGAGCCGACGCTCGACGCCGACGTGCTCCATTGTAACCTGATGGGACCGCGCTCGGTCTGGCACGCCCGCCGCGCCCGGAAGGCGGGGGTTCCGGTCGTCGCGCACACCCACGTCACCGCCGAGGACTTCGGGGACAGCTTCCGGTTCACGAACGCCCTCGCGCGACCGCTCAAGCCGTACCTCCGGCGCGCCTACGGGCTGGCGGACCGACTCATCTGTCCCTCCGAGTACAACCGCGACCTGATTCGGGGATACGCGGACGTCCCGACGACGGTCGTCTCGAACGGCGTCGACCGCGAGAAGCTGGCCGGGTTCGAGCCGCTGGAAGACGAGTACCGCGAGCGCTACGACCTCGACCCGCCGACGGTGTTCCTCGTCGGTCACGTGATCAAGCGGAAGGGGTTAGAGACGTTCGTCGAGACGGCCCACCGCATGCCCGATATCGACTTCGTCTGGTTCGGCCCCATCGACCGGTCGCTGAAGGGCCGCGAGACGACGCGGCTGATCGATGAGGCGCCTGCGAACTGTACGTTCACCGGGTTCGTCGACGACATCCGCGGCGCGTACGCCGCCGGCGACATATTCTGTTTCCCGACCCACGAGGAGAACGAGGGGATCGCGCTCTTGGAGGCGATGGCGGCCGGGAAACCGGTGGTGGTCCGCGACATCGAGACGTTCTCGTGGCTGGAGGACGGCGAGGACTGCCTGAAAGTGAGCGACGAGCGAGGGTCGGGCGGCTCGGAGAGGGGCGACGACCGCGCCCGCGGCGACAACGTGCCGGAGTTCGTCGAGGCCATCGACGGGCTCCGCGACGCCGAGCGGCGGGCGGAACTCGGCGCGAACGCCGCCGAACGCAGCGAGGCGTTCTCGCTCGACGCGATCGCCGATCGGTACCGGTCGCTGTACGCGGATCTCGTTTAG
- a CDS encoding lysylphosphatidylglycerol synthase transmembrane domain-containing protein, which translates to MEGPQRRALILGAGGAVALLALLFVVVGVDRVVDALAAADPALVAATAGLGLCWLVAWSLMLRAVLGALDVEMTVRTAFLVYSGAAFANNVTPFGQAGGEPVAAALISKVGEARYETGLVGIASVDVLNVVPSVSLVFLGVGSYAATTAVGERVGFAVASAVALIAAIVTAIALVWRYRVAVVDRVPSAVGPFLGRFDRFDADTIEAGLADRLGNFFADIERVGTDRRRLLGIVALSLVGWLFQAAALTAAFAAVGHPISPLIPVFVVPLSYVAGATPLPGGLGGIEAALVGLLVPTTGVAASAITAAVIVFRVAVYWIPMVIGGASTSALGVRVLE; encoded by the coding sequence ATGGAAGGCCCACAACGACGCGCGCTGATCTTAGGGGCCGGCGGCGCCGTCGCCCTCCTCGCGCTGCTCTTCGTCGTCGTCGGGGTCGATCGCGTGGTCGACGCGCTCGCCGCCGCGGACCCGGCGCTCGTCGCCGCGACCGCCGGCCTCGGCCTCTGCTGGCTCGTCGCGTGGAGCCTCATGCTGCGCGCCGTGTTGGGCGCACTCGACGTCGAGATGACGGTCCGGACCGCCTTCTTAGTCTACAGCGGCGCGGCGTTCGCGAACAACGTCACCCCGTTCGGACAGGCCGGCGGGGAGCCGGTCGCCGCGGCGCTCATCTCGAAGGTGGGCGAGGCGCGGTACGAGACCGGGCTCGTCGGCATCGCGAGCGTCGACGTGCTCAACGTCGTCCCCTCGGTCTCGCTCGTATTCCTCGGCGTGGGCTCGTACGCGGCCACCACCGCGGTCGGGGAGCGCGTCGGGTTCGCCGTCGCGAGCGCCGTCGCGCTGATCGCCGCGATCGTCACGGCGATCGCGCTCGTCTGGCGCTACCGCGTGGCGGTCGTCGACCGCGTTCCGAGCGCCGTCGGCCCGTTCCTCGGCCGGTTCGACAGGTTCGACGCCGACACGATCGAGGCCGGACTCGCGGACCGGCTGGGGAACTTCTTCGCGGACATCGAGCGCGTCGGCACCGACCGGCGCCGGCTCCTCGGGATCGTCGCGCTCTCTTTGGTCGGCTGGCTCTTTCAGGCGGCCGCGCTCACGGCCGCGTTCGCCGCGGTCGGCCACCCCATCTCGCCGCTGATCCCCGTCTTCGTCGTCCCGCTGTCGTACGTCGCGGGCGCGACGCCGCTCCCCGGCGGCCTCGGCGGCATCGAGGCCGCCTTGGTCGGCCTGCTCGTGCCCACGACCGGCGTGGCAGCGTCCGCGATCACCGCCGCGGTCATCGTGTTCCGCGTCGCCGTCTACTGGATCCCGATGGTGATCGGCGGCGCCTCGACCTCCGCGCTGGGCGTGCGCGTGCTGGAGTGA
- a CDS encoding DUF2070 family protein, with protein sequence MGADNVDAFQRLVFSVPRLRVQAAALVVLSGVYGVLSFAGFSLFTPFSPDPSRIVPVAVLIFLVPFLVAAELFPRVLDGYPRSWSYFLALTSQLVLFVYALVLSGADNVGNAWSTIWLSFITLYLVNILVLVVSTGIDRSDRILLASLTEPGLLIAAFYALGGSEFGFSTYRHVFAFASLLIAAGFLVLILLVVDYLIKSNTDVSAFALTSGLLRNDRESLDLGVEARPSVETFAVDNGDRLTVAAPWVHPGPLGGFGGGQLSGNLIDALNGGRGDDEGDGTAADGGVEAGAAGDAGFFFHVPCTHKEDLSNPADAERILGAVAEPERTGRASRLVTESYGEREGYADVRFHGRRVGDKEVIVLHGEGIDDYDTGVFMRDVDHDEVLLIDQHRHDIQNGPDVEIQYGSAEADRLKRAFDDFRERLARAELTDDYAAGFAVTRTGQDALAMVESVDGQEVLWVGVDTNGLTPDVRATADAYHDEFDAVIPFSTDTHASIHELANMRESDVGAIERAVDRAVDDVAPATVGLASRRTEPVKLLKNDYNGLVFSVNILIRLTIISLVTLYALLVLWLFF encoded by the coding sequence ATGGGCGCGGACAACGTCGACGCCTTCCAGCGCCTCGTCTTCTCCGTGCCGCGGCTCCGCGTTCAGGCGGCCGCGCTCGTCGTCCTCAGCGGGGTCTACGGCGTCCTGTCGTTCGCCGGGTTCTCCCTCTTCACGCCGTTCTCGCCGGACCCGTCCCGGATCGTTCCCGTGGCGGTCCTCATCTTCCTCGTCCCGTTCCTCGTCGCCGCCGAACTGTTCCCGCGCGTCCTCGACGGCTACCCCCGGTCGTGGAGCTACTTCCTCGCGCTCACCTCGCAGCTCGTCCTGTTCGTGTACGCGTTAGTCCTCTCGGGCGCGGACAACGTCGGGAACGCCTGGAGCACCATCTGGCTCAGCTTCATCACGCTGTACCTGGTCAACATCTTAGTGCTCGTCGTCTCGACGGGCATCGACCGCTCCGACCGGATCCTCCTCGCGTCGCTGACGGAGCCGGGGCTGCTCATCGCGGCCTTCTACGCGCTGGGCGGCAGCGAGTTCGGCTTCTCGACGTACCGGCACGTGTTCGCGTTCGCGTCGCTGCTCATCGCGGCCGGCTTCCTCGTGTTGATCCTCCTCGTGGTCGACTACCTGATCAAGAGCAACACCGACGTCTCGGCGTTCGCGCTCACCTCCGGGCTCCTCCGGAACGACCGCGAGTCGCTCGATCTGGGCGTCGAGGCGCGCCCGTCGGTGGAGACGTTCGCCGTCGACAACGGGGACCGGCTCACCGTCGCGGCCCCGTGGGTCCACCCCGGTCCCCTCGGCGGGTTCGGGGGCGGCCAGCTGAGCGGGAACCTGATCGACGCGCTGAACGGCGGCCGGGGAGACGACGAGGGCGACGGGACGGCGGCCGACGGCGGCGTCGAGGCCGGCGCCGCGGGCGACGCCGGGTTCTTCTTCCACGTCCCGTGCACGCACAAGGAGGACCTCTCGAACCCGGCCGACGCGGAGCGGATCCTCGGCGCGGTCGCGGAGCCGGAGCGAACAGGGCGCGCCTCCCGGCTCGTCACGGAATCGTACGGCGAGCGGGAGGGGTACGCGGACGTCCGGTTCCACGGCCGCCGGGTCGGTGACAAGGAGGTGATCGTCCTCCACGGTGAGGGTATCGACGACTACGACACCGGCGTGTTCATGCGCGACGTCGACCACGACGAGGTGCTGCTGATAGACCAGCACAGACACGACATCCAGAACGGGCCCGACGTGGAGATCCAGTACGGCTCCGCCGAGGCCGACCGCCTGAAGCGCGCGTTCGACGACTTCCGCGAGCGGCTCGCCCGGGCCGAACTGACCGACGACTACGCCGCCGGGTTCGCGGTGACGCGCACGGGACAGGACGCGCTGGCGATGGTCGAGTCCGTCGACGGACAGGAGGTCCTCTGGGTCGGCGTCGACACGAACGGACTCACCCCGGACGTGCGGGCGACCGCCGACGCGTACCACGACGAGTTCGACGCCGTGATCCCCTTCTCGACGGACACCCACGCGTCGATCCACGAACTGGCGAACATGCGCGAGTCCGACGTCGGCGCCATCGAGCGCGCGGTCGACCGCGCCGTCGACGACGTCGCGCCCGCGACCGTCGGGCTCGCGAGCCGTCGGACGGAGCCGGTGAAGCTCCTGAAAAACGACTACAACGGGCTGGTGTTCAGCGTCAACATCCTCATCCGGCTGACGATCATCTCGCTGGTGACGCTGTACGCGCTGCTCGTGTTGTGGCTGTTCTTCTGA
- the proC gene encoding pyrroline-5-carboxylate reductase, with product MGGALLRGLAGAGGYHLTAIDLDPEALAAIEDAVDEATDDVAAARDADIVVLAVKPDVAPAVLDDLDLRADQQLVTLAAGLPREFVAERTDAPVVRIMPNLAAETGNMAAAATNAGLTDEVREMLDAVGEFVEVDESLMHVSTAVNGSGPAFAFYLIDAMKQGGIESGLDPEQAETLAAQTFKGAAETVLRDERSVDELIDAVCSPNGTTIEGMEVLWDSDADAAVEDAVAAAERRSRELAAEFDDA from the coding sequence ATGGGGGGCGCCCTGCTCAGGGGGCTCGCCGGCGCGGGGGGGTATCACCTCACGGCGATCGACCTCGACCCCGAGGCGCTCGCCGCGATCGAAGACGCCGTCGACGAGGCGACGGACGACGTGGCGGCGGCGCGCGACGCGGACATCGTCGTTCTCGCGGTGAAGCCGGACGTGGCGCCGGCGGTGCTCGACGACCTCGACCTGCGCGCCGACCAGCAACTCGTGACGCTGGCGGCCGGGCTTCCCCGCGAGTTCGTCGCGGAGCGAACCGACGCGCCGGTCGTCCGGATCATGCCCAACCTCGCGGCGGAGACCGGGAACATGGCCGCGGCGGCGACGAACGCGGGCCTCACCGACGAGGTGCGGGAGATGCTCGACGCGGTCGGGGAGTTCGTCGAGGTCGACGAGTCGCTGATGCACGTCTCGACCGCCGTCAACGGCAGCGGCCCGGCGTTCGCCTTCTACCTCATCGACGCGATGAAGCAGGGCGGGATCGAGAGCGGACTCGACCCCGAGCAGGCGGAGACGCTGGCCGCGCAGACGTTCAAGGGGGCCGCCGAGACGGTGCTGCGCGACGAGCGGAGCGTCGACGAGCTGATCGACGCGGTCTGCTCGCCTAACGGGACGACCATCGAGGGGATGGAGGTGCTGTGGGACAGCGACGCGGACGCGGCCGTCGAGGACGCCGTCGCGGCCGCCGAGCGCCGCTCCCGCGAACTGGCCGCGGAGTTCGACGATGCCTGA